In a genomic window of Arthrobacter woluwensis:
- a CDS encoding DUF485 domain-containing protein gives MGHEIPPEDGTPAVDFQEVQATPEFQDLRRKHRSFVFPLAAFFLLWYFAYVLLADYAHEFMSTKLWGNINVGLVFGLLQFVTTFGITAWYVRYSNKTLDPIATGIREGIERHEHDRSAATPGEGAAR, from the coding sequence ATGGGACACGAGATCCCTCCCGAGGACGGCACGCCGGCCGTGGACTTTCAGGAGGTCCAGGCCACACCGGAGTTCCAGGACCTGCGGAGGAAGCATCGGAGCTTCGTCTTCCCGTTGGCCGCGTTCTTCCTGCTCTGGTACTTCGCCTATGTTCTGCTCGCCGATTACGCGCATGAGTTCATGTCGACGAAGCTCTGGGGGAACATCAATGTCGGCCTGGTGTTCGGGCTCCTGCAGTTCGTCACCACCTTCGGCATCACGGCGTGGTACGTGCGGTATTCCAATAAGACGCTGGACCCGATCGCGACCGGCATTCGCGAGGGCATCGAGCGGCACGAGCATGACCGCTCCGCCGCTACTCCGGGTGAGGGGGCGGCACGATGA
- a CDS encoding DivIVA domain-containing protein, with translation MTEASSGKIPATFRRVERSSYGYSVAQVDDFMERGRAVFEDPDHDRPLTSTDVRKVAFDPARGGYEAAQVDHALDILEDALAHRERDHLIAAQGEEAWLGEVGRLSALLRQRLYRPDGEKFRHPSKSRTQGYAVSEVDALCKDIVDYLEHDHALSVDDVRRASFPPAKGQDAYEEAQVDAFLDRVVELMAAID, from the coding sequence ATGACAGAAGCGAGCAGCGGCAAGATCCCCGCGACCTTCCGCCGTGTCGAGCGCTCCAGCTATGGCTACAGCGTGGCGCAGGTGGACGACTTCATGGAGCGCGGGCGGGCGGTCTTCGAAGACCCTGACCATGACCGGCCCCTCACCAGCACCGATGTGCGCAAGGTGGCCTTCGACCCGGCCCGCGGCGGCTACGAGGCCGCGCAGGTGGATCACGCCCTGGACATCCTGGAGGATGCGCTGGCACACCGGGAGCGGGATCATCTGATCGCGGCTCAGGGTGAAGAGGCCTGGCTGGGCGAGGTGGGCCGGCTGTCCGCGCTGCTGCGTCAGCGCCTGTACCGGCCCGACGGCGAGAAGTTCCGCCATCCGTCCAAGTCACGCACTCAGGGGTACGCGGTGTCCGAAGTGGACGCGCTGTGCAAGGACATCGTCGACTATCTCGAGCACGATCACGCGCTGAGCGTCGATGACGTCCGCCGGGCGTCGTTCCCTCCCGCGAAGGGCCAGGACGCGTACGAAGAGGCTCAGGTGGACGCCTTCCTCGACCGGGTGGTCGAGCTGATGGCCGCCATCGACTGA
- a CDS encoding LytR/AlgR family response regulator transcription factor has translation MTAITAALTVLVVDDELPAIEELAFLLGKDARVGDIHRAESGEQALKEVETTAFDAVFLDIHMPGLSGLQLARAINARPSPPAVVFVTADEDCALEAFELAAIDYLLKPMRPERLARSVSRISELAGETPRAQEMIPVELGGVTRMIRRDEVLYVQAQGDYARLHTSEASYLVRVPLSELEQQWGTAGFLRIHRSYLVALGHVSSLKLGTASPSVTVAGAELPISRRLLPAVRNALTPSRLRTGG, from the coding sequence GTGACAGCAATCACAGCGGCGCTCACGGTCCTGGTGGTGGACGACGAGCTCCCCGCCATCGAAGAACTCGCGTTCCTGCTGGGCAAGGACGCCCGCGTGGGAGACATCCACCGGGCGGAATCCGGGGAGCAGGCGCTAAAGGAAGTGGAGACCACGGCCTTCGACGCCGTGTTCCTGGACATCCATATGCCGGGCCTTTCCGGATTGCAGCTCGCCCGAGCGATCAACGCCAGACCGTCTCCTCCCGCCGTGGTCTTCGTGACCGCGGACGAGGACTGCGCGCTGGAGGCCTTCGAACTGGCCGCCATCGACTATCTGCTCAAGCCGATGCGGCCCGAGCGTCTGGCCCGTTCCGTGTCCCGGATCAGCGAGCTGGCCGGCGAGACCCCGCGGGCGCAGGAGATGATCCCGGTGGAGCTCGGCGGCGTCACCCGCATGATCCGCCGAGACGAGGTGCTCTACGTCCAGGCTCAAGGGGACTATGCGCGGCTCCACACCTCAGAGGCGAGCTACCTGGTCCGCGTCCCCCTGAGTGAACTGGAACAGCAATGGGGCACGGCGGGCTTCCTGCGGATCCACCGCTCCTACCTCGTGGCGCTCGGACACGTCTCCTCGCTCAAACTCGGAACCGCCTCGCCCAGCGTGACGGTCGCCGGGGCGGAGCTGCCCATCAGCCGCCGTCTGCTCCCAGCCGTGCGGAACGCGCTCACCCCCTCACGGCTGAGGACCGGCGGATGA
- a CDS encoding sodium/solute symporter: MNAPLAIGAILLVATATLLIGIHGLRISRTTSDFYVASRTVQPWWNASAIGGEYLSAASFLGVAGLVFLNGRDALWYPVGYTAGYLMLLLFVAAPLRRSGAYTVPDFVQARLGSLPARRLTSLLVVLVGCLYIIPQLHGAALTVSTMTGLPSWAGSGTVAVVVTLAVVAGGMRSMTFVQAFQFWLKLAALAVPLLFLLFSLPGLGPAAAPLTVGGPAATGALGTYQNVSVFLALLLGTLGLPHVLVRFYTNPDGPTARKTTVLVLGLLSAFYLLPVAFGYLARVYAPAAVGGAQPDAVVLLLPHALIPGALGDLLTALVVAGAFAAFLSTTSGLVVSVAGVLSQDALGGGVKGFRRAAVLAMLVPFLLSVPTQSPALAGSVGQVFAFTASTLCPVLVLGIWWPRLSTAGAVAGMVAGGTGCGAAMIATAALGTTAPVWLSQPAAWSVPLAFAVMVGVSWRTPRSVPADAWRILTRLHAPERR; encoded by the coding sequence GTGAACGCCCCGCTCGCCATCGGAGCGATCCTGCTCGTCGCCACGGCGACCCTCCTGATCGGCATCCACGGGCTGCGGATCTCCCGGACCACGAGCGACTTCTACGTGGCGTCCCGCACGGTCCAGCCGTGGTGGAACGCCTCGGCCATCGGCGGCGAGTACCTGTCCGCCGCGAGCTTCCTGGGGGTCGCGGGACTGGTGTTCCTGAACGGCCGGGACGCCCTCTGGTACCCGGTCGGCTACACCGCCGGATACCTCATGCTGCTGCTGTTCGTGGCGGCACCCCTGCGGCGCTCCGGGGCGTACACGGTGCCCGACTTCGTCCAGGCCCGGCTCGGTTCGCTCCCGGCGCGGCGGCTGACCAGTCTCCTCGTGGTCCTGGTGGGGTGCCTGTACATCATCCCGCAGTTGCACGGGGCGGCGCTGACCGTCTCGACCATGACCGGGCTGCCGTCGTGGGCCGGTTCGGGGACGGTCGCCGTGGTCGTCACCCTCGCCGTCGTCGCGGGCGGCATGCGCTCCATGACCTTCGTCCAGGCGTTCCAGTTCTGGCTCAAACTCGCGGCTCTGGCGGTGCCGCTCCTGTTCCTGCTGTTCTCGCTGCCCGGACTGGGGCCCGCCGCGGCGCCGCTGACGGTGGGCGGCCCGGCCGCCACGGGCGCGCTCGGGACGTATCAGAACGTCTCGGTGTTCCTGGCGCTCCTGCTCGGAACGCTCGGCCTGCCGCATGTGCTGGTGCGCTTCTACACGAACCCCGACGGCCCGACGGCCCGGAAGACCACCGTGCTCGTCCTCGGCCTGCTCTCGGCGTTCTATCTTCTGCCGGTCGCCTTCGGGTACCTGGCCCGTGTCTACGCACCCGCGGCCGTCGGCGGCGCCCAGCCCGACGCCGTCGTGCTCCTGCTGCCGCATGCGCTGATCCCGGGGGCGCTCGGCGACCTGCTCACGGCTCTCGTGGTGGCCGGAGCGTTCGCGGCCTTCCTGTCCACGACGTCGGGGCTCGTGGTGTCCGTGGCGGGGGTGCTGTCCCAGGACGCCCTGGGCGGTGGGGTCAAGGGGTTCCGGCGTGCGGCCGTGCTCGCGATGCTCGTGCCGTTCCTGCTCTCGGTGCCGACGCAGAGCCCCGCCCTGGCAGGCAGCGTGGGCCAGGTGTTCGCGTTCACCGCGTCGACCCTCTGCCCCGTGCTCGTGCTGGGGATCTGGTGGCCGCGCCTCAGCACGGCGGGCGCGGTGGCGGGGATGGTCGCGGGAGGCACCGGCTGCGGTGCGGCGATGATCGCCACGGCGGCTCTGGGCACGACGGCGCCGGTCTGGCTGTCGCAGCCGGCCGCCTGGAGCGTGCCACTCGCATTCGCCGTCATGGTCGGCGTCTCCTGGCGTACCCCGCGGAGCGTCCCGGCGGACGCCTGGCGGATCCTCACCCGGCTCCACGCGCCGGAACGCCGCTGA
- a CDS encoding solute symporter family protein, protein MSLPMVQLSALKETTLLNMGIFAAFVLVTLVIVIRASRNNKTAADYYAAGRSFTGSQNGTAIAGDYLSAASFLGITGAIALNGYDGFLYSIGFLVAWLVALLLVAELLRNTGKFTMADVLSFRLRQRPVRIAAALSTLAVCFFYLLAQMAGAGSLISLLLGISDWGGQALVIVVVGVLMIVYVLIGGMKGTTWVQIIKAVLLIAGAAVMTLWVLASYGFNLSALLGGAVDAAQNPAVLNPGLQYGKSPTTKLDFVSLALALVLGTAALPHVLMRFYTVPTAKEARKSVVWAIWLIGAFYLITLVLGYGAGAMVGADLIKKAPGGVNSAAPLLAFHLGGPLLLGFISAVAFATILAVVAGLTITAAASFAHDIYANVIAKGKSDPAQEVKVARRTVVVIGVLAIIGGVFANGQNVAFLVALAFAVAASANLPTIIYSLFWKRFTTQGALWSMYGGLASAVLLITFSPVVSGTKTSMIQNADFAWFPLSNPGIISIPLAFVLGWLGTILDRRKEDPAKQAEMEVRSLTGVGAEKAVDH, encoded by the coding sequence ATGAGCCTTCCCATGGTGCAGCTCTCGGCACTCAAAGAGACCACGCTCCTGAACATGGGGATCTTCGCCGCCTTCGTGCTGGTGACCCTCGTGATCGTGATCCGGGCGAGCCGGAACAACAAGACCGCCGCCGACTACTACGCCGCCGGCCGCTCGTTCACGGGCTCTCAGAACGGCACCGCGATCGCCGGCGACTACCTCTCCGCGGCCTCGTTCCTCGGGATCACCGGGGCGATCGCCCTCAACGGCTATGACGGCTTCCTGTATTCGATCGGCTTCCTGGTGGCCTGGCTCGTCGCGCTGCTCCTGGTCGCGGAGCTCCTGCGCAATACCGGCAAGTTCACCATGGCGGACGTCCTGTCCTTCCGGCTCCGACAGCGCCCGGTGCGGATCGCGGCGGCCCTGTCCACGCTGGCCGTCTGCTTCTTCTACCTGCTCGCACAGATGGCGGGCGCCGGCAGCCTCATCTCCCTCCTGCTCGGCATCAGCGACTGGGGCGGGCAGGCGCTCGTGATCGTGGTGGTCGGTGTGCTGATGATCGTGTACGTGCTGATCGGCGGCATGAAGGGCACCACCTGGGTCCAGATCATCAAGGCCGTGCTGCTGATCGCGGGCGCTGCGGTCATGACCCTGTGGGTGCTGGCGAGCTACGGCTTCAACCTCTCGGCCCTGCTCGGCGGCGCGGTCGACGCCGCGCAGAATCCGGCCGTCCTGAATCCCGGCCTCCAGTACGGGAAGAGCCCGACCACCAAGCTGGACTTCGTCTCCCTCGCCCTCGCTCTGGTGCTCGGCACGGCGGCGCTCCCGCACGTCCTCATGAGGTTCTACACGGTCCCCACCGCCAAGGAGGCCCGCAAATCAGTGGTGTGGGCGATCTGGCTGATCGGCGCGTTCTACCTCATCACCCTGGTGCTGGGGTACGGAGCCGGCGCCATGGTGGGCGCCGATCTCATCAAGAAGGCCCCGGGCGGCGTGAACTCGGCGGCCCCACTGCTCGCCTTCCATCTGGGCGGTCCGCTGCTGCTCGGCTTCATCTCCGCGGTGGCCTTCGCCACGATCCTCGCCGTGGTCGCGGGCCTGACCATCACAGCGGCGGCGTCCTTCGCCCATGACATCTATGCCAACGTCATCGCCAAGGGGAAGTCGGATCCGGCTCAGGAGGTCAAGGTGGCGCGGCGGACCGTGGTGGTGATCGGCGTGCTGGCGATCATCGGCGGGGTGTTCGCGAACGGCCAGAACGTCGCGTTCCTGGTGGCGCTGGCCTTCGCGGTGGCCGCTTCAGCAAACCTGCCCACCATCATCTACTCCCTGTTCTGGAAGAGGTTCACCACGCAGGGCGCGCTGTGGAGCATGTACGGCGGCCTGGCGTCCGCGGTGCTGCTGATCACCTTCAGCCCGGTGGTCTCCGGAACCAAGACCTCGATGATCCAGAACGCCGATTTCGCCTGGTTCCCGCTCAGCAACCCCGGGATCATCTCGATCCCGCTGGCCTTCGTGCTCGGCTGGCTGGGCACGATCCTGGACCGGCGGAAGGAGGATCCCGCCAAGCAGGCGGAGATGGAGGTGCGGTCCCTGACGGGCGTGGGCGCCGAGAAGGCGGTGGACCACTAG
- a CDS encoding MFS transporter yields the protein MPHLHSAPTTAPSSRRWLALVPMLLGVLIGSLSLSSIITALPALLTELRLDPGVGVWIIDIYPLTLGVTLVLAARAGDHWGRRRIMVLGLGGFAVFNLIAGLQSTGPGLIALRMLLGISEAMVISSVVSTIGTQFHARERVLAYGFWTAAFGAGSAFGPLLGGVLTEGPGWRWIFLGCVPLSVIAVLAALRFVPEGRAPVRPHWDPLSIATSVLAIGGIVYALQHALAEPVAASVLAAAGYVFVRRQKTLDNPLIDVGIFRIRGFSIAYGHILVITGTTAATLYLVGQQVQHEQGLSPAEAGLVLLPLAALTGIVGATAPLALRWVSRKTITTLALAVALLGQLWLASGFPGIPVALGLIGAGFGAVGTLAAAALFDYTTPAQAGQVGAVQEVSFALGNGIGVAVFGTVALAAGPDGYRFAMLAAGAVLAAAVVVYPLQAVRSAVRDRGRRRRADRPTAGRVQREPAASTRACAGTD from the coding sequence ATGCCCCACCTCCACAGCGCCCCCACGACGGCGCCCTCCTCCCGCCGCTGGCTCGCCCTCGTCCCCATGCTGCTCGGAGTGCTGATCGGGAGTCTGAGCCTCAGCTCGATCATCACCGCCCTCCCGGCCCTGCTGACCGAGCTACGGCTGGACCCCGGGGTCGGAGTGTGGATCATCGACATCTATCCACTCACCCTCGGCGTGACCCTCGTCCTGGCCGCGCGGGCCGGGGACCACTGGGGCCGGAGACGGATCATGGTCCTCGGGCTCGGCGGCTTCGCCGTCTTCAATCTGATCGCCGGACTGCAATCGACGGGCCCCGGGCTGATCGCGCTCAGGATGCTCCTCGGGATCTCCGAAGCCATGGTCATCTCGAGCGTGGTGTCAACCATCGGCACCCAGTTCCATGCCCGCGAACGCGTCCTCGCGTACGGCTTCTGGACCGCGGCGTTCGGCGCCGGAAGCGCGTTCGGGCCGCTGCTCGGCGGCGTGCTGACCGAAGGTCCGGGATGGCGCTGGATCTTCCTGGGCTGCGTGCCGCTCTCGGTCATCGCGGTCCTGGCAGCCCTCCGCTTCGTCCCGGAAGGCCGGGCGCCCGTCCGTCCGCACTGGGATCCGCTGAGCATCGCCACGTCGGTCCTCGCGATCGGCGGAATCGTCTACGCCCTGCAGCACGCCCTGGCGGAGCCGGTCGCCGCCTCGGTGCTGGCCGCGGCGGGCTACGTCTTCGTGCGGCGCCAGAAGACCCTGGACAATCCGCTCATCGACGTCGGGATCTTCCGCATCCGCGGGTTCAGCATCGCCTACGGTCACATCCTCGTGATCACCGGAACCACCGCGGCGACCCTCTACCTCGTCGGCCAGCAGGTCCAGCACGAGCAGGGGCTCAGCCCCGCGGAGGCTGGCCTGGTCCTGCTCCCCCTGGCGGCCCTGACAGGGATCGTCGGCGCCACGGCTCCCCTGGCGCTGCGCTGGGTGAGCCGCAAGACCATCACGACCCTTGCGCTGGCGGTGGCACTGCTCGGTCAACTCTGGCTGGCGTCCGGCTTCCCGGGCATCCCGGTCGCGCTCGGGCTCATCGGGGCAGGCTTCGGCGCGGTGGGGACCCTGGCCGCGGCCGCCCTCTTCGACTACACGACGCCGGCCCAGGCCGGTCAGGTGGGCGCGGTCCAGGAGGTCAGCTTCGCCCTCGGGAACGGCATCGGCGTGGCGGTCTTCGGCACCGTCGCCCTCGCAGCCGGCCCGGACGGCTACCGGTTCGCCATGCTGGCCGCGGGCGCGGTCCTGGCCGCCGCCGTCGTCGTGTATCCCCTCCAGGCGGTGCGGTCGGCCGTACGCGACCGAGGCCGCCGGCGTCGCGCGGACCGTCCTACGGCGGGACGGGTGCAGCGCGAGCCGGCGGCCTCGACGAGGGCCTGCGCGGGAACGGACTAG
- a CDS encoding sensor histidine kinase, whose product MPDSALLLALAVGVVTLAIAAVAGVGVQILRSFRELGSDAERATYQTLHSAALAGGHLRAGLTPDSAARAARHLRALLGCEAIALLDADGGLLTWDGAEPPERREILDRARDDGRRHRPALLKPTPRARTRRGDRGQSLGKDRRADTSPGAATAPVRVDGEVVGLLLAVSPSPGAGLLRATTELASWLGSQLELADLERSRTMLVEAELKALRAQISPHFIYNSLNAIASFINTDPARARELVLEFADFTRYSFRRHGDFTTLAEELRSIDRYLLLERARFGERLQLSLTIAPEVLSTIVPFLSLQPLVENAVRHGLESRAGTGTITIKAYEEGGDAVVSVEDDGVGMDPERLRALLAGQDGGGNHVGLRNVDLRLRQVYGDGHGLVVETAPGEGTLVSLRVPKSQPRHEV is encoded by the coding sequence ATGCCGGATTCCGCGCTCCTGCTCGCCCTCGCCGTCGGCGTCGTCACCCTGGCCATCGCCGCGGTGGCCGGCGTCGGCGTCCAGATCCTGCGGTCTTTCCGCGAACTGGGCAGCGACGCCGAACGGGCCACTTACCAGACCCTCCACAGTGCAGCCCTCGCGGGCGGTCATCTGCGGGCCGGCCTGACGCCGGACAGCGCGGCCCGCGCCGCACGGCATCTGCGGGCGCTGCTGGGCTGCGAGGCGATCGCGCTCCTGGACGCCGACGGCGGCCTCCTCACCTGGGACGGGGCGGAACCTCCCGAGCGCCGCGAGATCCTGGACCGCGCCCGGGACGACGGTCGCCGGCACCGGCCGGCGCTGCTCAAGCCGACGCCCCGAGCCCGGACGCGCCGTGGGGACCGCGGCCAGAGCCTCGGGAAGGATCGCCGCGCCGACACCTCGCCCGGCGCCGCGACAGCGCCGGTCCGGGTGGACGGGGAGGTGGTCGGCCTGCTCCTCGCCGTCAGCCCCTCCCCCGGCGCGGGCCTGCTCCGGGCGACCACCGAGCTCGCCTCCTGGCTGGGTTCCCAGCTCGAACTGGCCGACCTCGAACGGTCCCGCACCATGCTCGTGGAGGCCGAGCTCAAGGCTCTCCGCGCCCAGATCAGCCCTCACTTCATCTACAACTCACTCAATGCGATCGCCTCGTTCATCAACACGGATCCCGCCCGGGCCCGCGAACTCGTGCTCGAATTCGCGGATTTCACCCGGTACTCGTTCCGGCGGCACGGAGACTTCACCACCCTGGCCGAGGAGCTCCGGAGCATCGACCGGTACCTCCTCCTCGAACGGGCGCGGTTCGGCGAGCGCCTGCAGCTGTCCCTGACGATCGCGCCCGAGGTGCTGAGCACCATCGTGCCCTTCCTCAGCCTTCAGCCGCTCGTGGAGAACGCCGTCCGTCACGGGCTCGAATCCCGCGCCGGCACCGGGACCATCACCATCAAGGCCTATGAGGAGGGCGGTGACGCCGTGGTGAGCGTGGAGGACGACGGCGTCGGGATGGATCCCGAGCGGCTGCGCGCCCTGCTCGCGGGACAGGACGGCGGCGGGAACCATGTGGGGCTGCGGAACGTCGACCTCCGCCTGCGGCAGGTGTACGGCGACGGTCACGGGCTGGTGGTCGAGACGGCTCCCGGGGAGGGAACGCTCGTCTCGCTCCGGGTCCCGAAGTCCCAGCCGCGCCACGAGGTCTGA